The Campylobacter concisus genome segment TCTTAGGATCTGGAGTCGCTTCATAAGCACGAAGAAGTGGATAATACATCTGTCTTGTTACAGGACCAGTGCAAAGCAAAATATCAGCGTGTCTTGGGTTTGCTACAAGCTTAAAACCAAAACGCTCAGGGTCCCACATCGGCGTAATAGCTGCAAAAATTTCTATCTCACAGCCGTTACAGCTTCCGCAGTCGATCCTATAAACGCTAAAGCTTCTTTTGATATTTTTTAGATGCTCTAGCTTTGCAGTTAGATCATTTGCTGTTTTTATGTCCTCTGGGACTTGATATAGACTCATTTTATAGCCTCCTCAATGCCTTTTGTTAGCCTCTCAGCAGATTGATTTTTCTTGCACTCTGGGCAGATATAAAGGTAGTCTTTTGCCTCTTCGAGTCTGCCTGGGAGTAAATTTGCTGTGCCAAGCTTTTCAAGGGTGAAATTTATAAGCCTTTTTGGTGTAAATGGCTTGCCGCAGCATTTGCAAGTTTGCATCTCGAGCTCACCTCTTTGTATAAGAGCGCTCTTGTCAAATTTAACCGCAAGCTCAAAGCTATCGCTAAGTCTTACAGCTCCAGTTGGGCAAACCTCATCGCAGCGACCGCAAAATATGCAGCGTCCGCAGTCAAATTCCCAAACAAGCTTTGTTTGCTCATCGTTCATCTTAAGCTCTATTGCGTTACTAGGACAAGCGATACCGCAAGCTGCACAACCTATGCAAAGATCGTATGTATAGTTTGGCTGACCGCGGAAATTTTCAGGAACAATATATGGCTCAAATGGATAGGCGTATGTCGCCTTTCCATATTTTTCTGTGATGTCAAATAACTTCATCATCTTAAATCCTTCTTACTAACCCCGCCATCTTGACAGAATTTTTTAAGGTCTTTTTCTGTTAAAATTTTACTTTTTTTAGTCCTTACATCAACCAAAGTAACACGCTCTGTACATGAGTAGCAAGGGTCAAGTGAGCAAACGATAAGCGCAGCGTCACTTATGTTATTCCCTCTGAATTGATATCTTAGGCTTGGCCAGTTGTTGTATGTTGCTGCTCTGCATCTCCAGCGATATACTTTTTGAGCGCTGCCTTGCATGATCCAGTGAACATTCTCGCCACGTGGTGCTTCATCATGACCAAGTGCAAAATTTTCAGGTTTGATCATAGTGACAGGATCGATCATGATCGGAGTTTGAGGCATTAGCTCAAAGCACTGGCGGATGATGTGGATAGAGCTTTTTAGCTCTTTATATCTAACCATCTCGCGAGCAAAAACGTCGCAACCATGCTCAACTGCTACTTCAAATTCTATCTGTTTAAAAAAGTCGTATGGGTGATCGTAGCGGTTATCACGTTTAAAGCCAGAGCCTCTCATATTTGGACCAACTGGGCTAAAGTCACGTGCTATTTGGCGGTCTAAGATACCCACACCTTTCCAGCGTCCGATTTGGCGTTTATCCTCCATAACTGCGTCCCAAATTTCTGAAATTTGAACGTCAAGTTTGTTAATGATCTCGATGCCTTTTTTGATCTCTTGGTTTGTCATATCACGTCTTAAGCCGCCCATAACGACGTTGCCGTATGTTTTACGTCCACCAGTTACAAGCTGAGCTAGCTCCATAGAGTACTCACGAACTCTAAAGATATGCATGAAAGCGTTGTAGTTACCAGTGACCTCACAAGCTAGACCAATATTTAAAAGGTGGCTGTGAAGACGCTCGATCTCAAGACAGATGACGCGTATAGCTTGAGCTCTTAGTGGAATTTCAAGCTTGATAGCTTTTTCTGCTGCTTCGATACAAGCGATAGCGTGAGCATAACCACAAATTCCACAAACACGCTCTGCAAGATAGCCCATCTGATCATAGTTCATTCTATTTTCAGCTAGCTTTTCCATACCGCGGTGTTGATAAAAGAGGCGGTAGTCAGCGTCGATAATCTCGTCGCCGTCACAGAAAAGTCTAAAGTGACCTGGCTCATCTGAAGTAATATGTAGTGGTCCAAGTGGCACATCAACTACTGCATCACCTGTTGGGAACAAAAACTCAGAATCAGGCTCATCTCTATGGTCAACTGGATCAGGGCGGTAGCGATAATCCATCGCATCTTTTCTAAGTGGATGAAGTCCATCTGGCCAGTCATCACTTAAAACTAGACGCCTTTTATCAGGCAAACCTTCGGCTACAAGACCAAACATATCATAAGCTTCTCTTTCATACCAAACACAAGCTGGCACTAGCGGAGTAACTGATGGAAATGTCGGATCGCTTCCAGGAATAAGCGTTTTAACAGTAATAAAGCACTTATCCTCAGGTGCAAAATCATCCGCTTCAGTCATCTTGCTACCTTCCATTGAAAGAGCATAATAAAGAGCAAAGCTGCCATTTATCTGGCGCTCATCATTTGGTATCATCGTGCTTATAAAGCCGCCAATATCATAATAAAGTGTTTTAACAGCTAGTGGAAGATCATTTCTATCAACCAAAACTGTGATTTGATCGTCTGCTTGACGAGTTACCTCTAAAATTTTTACTTTAGTTTTTAGGATTTCAACAAATTTATCGCCTCTCATTTTAAAGCTCCCATCATTATATTAACACCGTTATCTACTAGCGTATAAAAGCTATCTACGTGCCATACGCCAAAGATTATGATAAGGGCACAAAGTGCTATAAGAGGTAAATTCTCTAACAAACTCATCTCTTTATTATGAACAACCACACCTTTTGGCTCGCCAAAGCTTGCCATATTAAAGTGTGCAAAGTCAGCTATGAAAATAACTGCAAGTGCAATAGCAAATAGCACAACTGCGATATATTGACCGCTTGTGATAGCTCCGACAAAGACGTTATACTCACTAACAAATATAGCAAATGCTGGAACACCAACTAGTGAGCAAACAGCCGCGCCAAACATTATAGTTGTAATTGGCGCGATCTTAACCATGCCGCCCATCTTACTCATATCTTTGTGGCCGTAAATTCTTGCTATGTTGCCTGTTGAGCAAAATGCCAAAGCTTTAGTAAAGCTGTGAGCTAAGCAGTGAAATATCGCTGCAAATAGACCAAATTTACCGCCAACACCAAGTGCAAATGCGATAACACCCATATGAACGATTGAGTGGTATGCAAACATTCTTTTTACGTTGTGTTGTCTGATTAGGAAAAATCCTGCTACAAAAAGAGTGATAGTTCCTGAAACGATCATTATGCCCTCAACAAAGCTAAATCCAACAGCTTGAGCTGTGATAGCGTAGTATCTTAAAAGTGCTAGCATCGCACATTTTAAAAGTACGCCTGATAGCAAAGCTGAGATAGGCGCTGGACCTTCAGCATGAACGTCTGGTAGCCAAGTGTGAGTTGGAGCAAGACCAGCTTTTGTACCAAAACCAATTAGAGCAAATACAAAGATAAGCTTTGCTGCATCTGGGTTTAAATTTTTAGCGTTTGCCATTATGCTTGAAAATAGCATAGAAGCTTCGCCATCTCCTAGAGTACTAAATGTGGCTGAATATAAAAGAACAGTCGCATAAAGTGCAAATGCTAGACCGATTGAGCAAAGAACGATGTATTTATAGCCACTTTCTGTTGATTTTTGGTCTTTGTGGATAGCGACCAAAAATACTGAAGCAAGAGTTGTTGCCTCGATAGCTGCCCACATAAACGCAACGTTGTTGCAAATAACGCTTAAAGTCATTGTAAAGATAAATACATGGCTTAATGCATAATATTTTTTAAGATCACTTAAGTGGATGTGTCCGTCTTCAAGTTCCCATCTCATGTAGTGGATAGAGTAGAAATTTACTATAAATCCAGTTACAGCGATAAGCACCAAGAAAACACAGCCCAAGCTATCTAAAAATAAAAATTTATCAAAACTATAAAAAGTTCCGCTACTTAAGACTTTAAGAACATTGTTAAGTAAAGCCACCGATGTCGCAGCAGAAAACAAAACGTGAAGTCCGCTTAATACGGCATAATTTTTAGGACTCAAAAACAAGACCAAAGCACCAAGGAGCGGTAAGATAAGTATTAAAGCTAAACTATCCATCTCTAACCCCTTAAATTTGAAGCTTTAGAAGTATCTAAGCTATCATAAGCTTTATAAAATCTAATCGCTAAGACGCTCATGATAATAACGGCAAATATCGCATCTGTTAAAATTCCAAGCTCGACTAACTCATGTGAGTTATAAGCCATTAGAGCAAGGCTTAGGTGGATACCGTTTTCAAACAAGCAGTAAGCTAGAATTTGTTTTATAAATGAATTTCTTAGCATGAAGCCAAAAATTCCCATCATAAAGACCGTTCCAGCTGCTATTAGCATGATCTCTTCTTTGATAAGAGAGAATTTTAAAAATATAGGGTGGATACTCATTGAAAGAGCTAGAGAAAATCCCATAGCAATAACAGGACTTACAAAAAATCCACCAACTGGCTCATCTTCGCTAACTACGCCAAGTTTTTTGATAAGCCAGAATAAAATTCCTGGCACAAGCAAAACTTTGGTAAAAAATGCAATGATCGCCCAAGTTTTGAGCTGCTCGGCGTTAAATTTCTCAGATAACAAGAAAAATATACTAACTAAAAGTAGTGTCTCAATCGCATAAGCGATGATTGAGAGTTTCAAGCTTCTAAGACCAAAAACCGCAAGCGAAGTTACGATCATGCAAATGGCTAAAATATCAAGTGTTTGCATCTCACACTCCTACTACATAAAGTGTTAGTGCAACAAACGAGATAGCAAGTGCACCAAGTGCATTTTTGCGTAAAGATGAAGTCATTTTAAAGCGTGGTCCAAAGTTGTCTATAAAGACAGCCGCTACGTAAAATACTCCAGTTTTTATCACAAAAACGATAATAGCTAAGAAAGGATTGCTAAAATTCCATGGCTCAAATATAGTTAGGAAAAGTCCGATCATAGCAAACTGTTTTAATATAAGTGATGCTTGAACCAAACCAAGGTCGCTACCTGCATACTCGCCAAGCAAGCCTTCTTGAAGCTCTTGCTCAGCTTCAGCTACGTCAAATGGTTTTCTACCAGTTTCAACATACATGCACCATAAAAATGCGATAGAAGCTACGGCAAAACTTGGGATTTGATATCCTATAACGCCAGTTTTTACCATCTCTTGGATCTCAATTAAATTTGATGTTTTAGCTGCAAGCATAACTACGATTAGGCACATGATCATAACTGGCTCAACATATACACCCAGCATTTGCTCCCTGCCGCCGCCTGTTGCTGCAAATGGGTTGCCGCTATCCATTGAAGCTGCACCAAATACAAATCTAAGCAATGCGCCAAGATAGAGGATCACAAATATATCTGAATATGCTCCAAAAACAGTATCTTTGCTATATGTTATAGGTATAGCAGCTAGCACTGCAGCTGAAGTTGCAAAAAGGAAAAATGGAGCCCATCTAAATACCCAGTGTGAGCACTCAGGCACAGTTCTTCCTCTTCTAAAGAGTTTTATAATATCGCGATATGTTTGAAAGAAATCGCTACCTTGTTTTGATTGAAGTCTAGCTCTTAGTTTTCTTGCCATACCATCAAACAAAGGAGCTACCAAAACGATAACGACTACTTGAAATATCATTAAAAGTATAGTTTGCATTTTCGTCTCCTAAACTAAAAAGTAGCCCACAGCAAGTATGGCACAAAGATAAATTAGGATATAAAGCGTATAGATGTTTGTGTATCCGCTTTGAACGATGCCTAGTTTATCGGCAAATTTCATACACCATTTGATGACTGGCTCATAAAACATTCCCCACCAGATATCTTTTGGATGGTTGTGATATTCAACCGCGTCAAAATAATTTCTAGTAACGATCTTTTTATCAGCTCTAAATAGCCATTGCATGATCTTTCTAAGATCGCCTGTAAATGGACCACCTGTCATTTGCATACGTGAGCTATATTTAAAGCCGCATGCCCAAGGATCAGTCTCGCGTGGTTTATCTCTATTTGCTTTCATAACAGCAAGGATGATAAATGGCAAAATCATAGTCGCACATAAAACTAAAGCGATAAGCGGAGTTGAGATCATACTGCCTATAGGTGAAGTTACATTTATAGCACCAAGGCTAGCTTTATAGTCGCTTATAGCGATAGAATTTACAGCTTGCATGATGTAATCAACTATGTAGTTTGCGCCAAGGCCAAAGCCAACGCAGCCTATCATTAAGATGATCATACCAAGAACCATGCCTATTGGACTCTCTTTAGCATTTTCCCAAATTTTTTGATCTCTTGGAGTACCTGCAAAGATAACAGCGTAAAGTTTGAGGTGCATGCCGACCAAAACGCCTGTTAGCGCAAGAGCTACGACACCAAGTGTAAATGCATATCTAACTAATGTTCCCTCGCCCATCGCGCCTTGAAGCATACCTTGATATGTAAACCACTCTGAAACAAAGCCATTTACTGGAGGCAAAGCTGCTATACCCATGATACCTATAAACATACCAAGGCTTGTCCATGGCATTTTTTTAGCAAGACCGCCAAGGATGTCCATATTTTGTGTGTGAGTAGCGTGGATAACCGAACCAGCGCAAAGGAAAAGCAGACCTTTAAATATAGCATGGTTAACTACGTGGTAGCAACCTGCTAGAAAACCTACTGCTGCTAGTGTTAAATTTCCAGCTGCAACGCCGTAAATGCCAGTACCAAGACCTAGCAAGATGATGCCTATGTTCTCAACTGAGTGATAAGCAAGCAAGGCTTTAAAGTCGTGTTGGCAAAGAGCGTATAAAACACCAAATAGTGAGCTAGCTGCACCAAGAGCGAGTATTGTAAGGCCAAAATATGTACTAAGTGGTAAGTAAAGTGTAAATTTAACTAGTGTAAATAGAGCAACTTTGATCATAACGCCTGACATAAGGGCTGAAACATTTGATGGTGCTGCTGGGTGAGCTTGTGGAAGCCAAACGTGAAATGGCCACATACCAGCTTTACTGCCAAAGCCGACCAAAAATAATGCAAATACAGCAGCAGAAGCGCCAAATGGCATCTTAACACCCATAAATGCGCTAAAGTCAAAGCTTCCTGCATAGTAGGCTGTGATAAGCAAACCACAGGTTATACAAAATGCACCGATTTGTGCGATGCCAAGATATACCATAACCGCTTTAAGTGTATTTTTACCGTCATTGACAATGATAAGAAATGATGAGATAAGAGTCATAAGCTCCCATAAAACAACAAAGCAAAATACATTATCAGCGCTAATTACTAGAAGCATTGAGAGTATAAATGTATTAAACAAACATGCAAACACGCCAACATTTGCTTTTTTGATGTACTCTTCAGCGTAGCTCATACCATAAACGCTACTTGCAAATCCAATGAAAACAACGACAAAGCTAAAGAAATTTCCAAGTGGATTTAGCGCAAATTTTGGCGAGTACAAAAAGCCATCCATAAGAGCAAAGCTATCGCTTACTCCCATATTTGCAACAAAGTGACACATCGCGTAAAAACAGCTTAAAGCGCTTAGACCAAAACCAACCTTTACAGCGGCCTTTGGAGCACAATAAAGCAAGATGCTAACGACGGCACTTACAAGAAATAGCATATAAACCGTAGTCATCTTATGCTCCTTGTCCATTTAAAATTTTAGTAGCAAATTTATTCGCTGCTTCATAGTCTATCCTCTTGCCAAGTTTATGTTTGCCCTCTTCTGGATCAATCATAACAAGAGCACTCGTTGGACAGACATCAACACAAGCTGGTCCGTTCTCACGACCAAAGCACATATCGCATTTAACAGCGATATTTTTTGCACCTGATTGTGACTCTATCTCAAGGTTATACTTTGGCTCGACAGCGTAATTTACTGAAGGCATAAGCTCTGCACTTGAGCTTATCGCACCGTAAGGACAAGCGATCGTGCACATCTTACAGCCTATACAAATTTCCTCATGAAGCTCGATGCAATTATCATTAAATCGCAATGCCCCAGTTGGACACACATTCGCACAAGGACCATCGTCGCATTGTCTGCACTGAGTTGGCATAACGCCAGTAGCTTCTCTTAGCACACTTAGCCTTGCACGTGACAGCTTGCCGCGTTCATAAGCGCTCTTAAAACATGCAGCCATGCAGGTTGCACATCCTATACAGCGTTTATAATCGGCAATCACAAATTTATGTTTTTTCATAAATTCCTCCCATTAAACAAGGCTAAACTGCCCTGCTCACTTTTAAAGTGATGGTTAGTCACCAAAATAGAGATAGTTAAATTTTTATTTAACATCTCAAACGCTCCTTCCTAATTTTTGTAATAATTCTATAACTTATAATGAATAAATTCCGTCATCTATCTGACAAATTTTGTATTTTTAAAATTAAATTTTTATTTTATATATTTTTAAGATTATCTATTAAGTATCGATTTTTAGGTATATTTATTTGCTAAAGGATAATATTTATTAATAAAATCTTCCTATAAAGAGTAAAAATATCTTAATCAAGTTTAAATTTACAAGTTAATTATTTAAGCTTGGGTTAATTAAATAAAACTGAAATTTAAAAATCTAAAATATAATCCGACCTTTAAATTTAAAAGGCTTTTTATGGGAATTTTTATAGTTATAGTTTTGCTTATTGTCGCAGTGTTTCTTTTTATGAAATTTGCCCCAGTTTTTGGTGGCGTGCCAGACGCCAAGAGCCAAAAGCTCATAGAAGCTTCGCCAAATTTTAACGGCAAAGTTTTTATAAATTTAGAGCCCACTATTGATATGGTAAAGAATAATCCGCAAGCGTCTATGCTAAATTTTGTCCGTCAAGCACTCTTCCCACCAAAAGGCAAGCTACCAACTAAGCCTTTGCCAAATTTAAAATTTGATGCAAAAGCCCTCAAAAACGGCGAGTTTATCTGGCTTGGGCACGTTAGCCTCATCTGCAAGCTTGATGACAAAACTATCATCACTGACCCAGTTTTGCACCGAGCATTTCCACTACCAATTGGCGGTAAGCCCTTTATCTACGAGCATGCTATCACCGCTAGTGACTACCCAGATGTGATCGACATCGCCCTCATCTCGCACGATCACTACGATCATCTTGATCATAAAACGATACTCGAGCTAAAAGATAGAATTTGCAAATTTCTAGTGCCACTTGGCGTAAAAGCTCACCTTGTAAAATGGGGCGTTGATGAAGACAAAATTTATGAGTTTGACTGGTTTGGTGAGCAAAAAATAGGAAATTTAAACTTCACGTTTTGTCCTTCAAGGCACTTTAGCGGGCGCACATTTAAAAGAAACGCGACACTTTGGGGTGGCTGGGCGGTTGAAGAGGCTGGCTTTAGCTTTTATTTTAGCGGAGATGGCGGATACGGCAAGCATTTTAAGATGATAAATGAGAAATTTGGCGCCTTTGATCTAGTTTTTATCGAAAATGGTGCTTATGGCGATGGCTGGTCTTACGTGCATATGAGGCCAGAGGAGTCAGCGCAAGCACTAAAAGATCTTGGTGCAAGGCTTGGCGTGCCGGTGCACTGGGGCAAATTTGATCTATCTTATCATGCTTGGGATGAGCCGATCAAGCGTTTTGAAAAGGCAGCGACAAAACTTGAGCTAAACTACGCAACGCCAATGATCGGAGAAGTTTTCACCGCACAAAATCAGCCTAGGAAAAAGTGGTGGGAGAAAATTTAGGAATAAAATTTGCTCTAAATTTTAAAATCCAAAAGGAAATGCTGATGAAAATTTCTGAAAATTTAGCAAATCTAAAAAATGTCATCGATAAAGCCGCAAAAAACGACCTTGATATGAGCGCAACTGGAAGCTTTTTACAAAATTTAGAAAAAGCAAATAAAGAGACTGAAAAAATTTATAAACAGCTAGAAAAAGAGTTAAAAAGCGATGCACAAATGTTTAAACAATTTGACTTCATGCAGATGATAACAAAGCTTCAATACGGAAACCTAAAGCCAAATGAACGTGAAAAACTGCTCAATAAAATGAGCAAGATCGCCAAGGAAATTTAATTTAAATAGGATTGATGCGGAACTAAATTTTACTATTTCTGTGAAATTTGGTGGGTTTTGGTGAGTGATTTGCTTAAAATAAATTTATTTAAATAGCGACCATTAAAACTCAGATATATTTCTATTTTCTACCTAAACGCTTGTGTATTCATAGTTTACAAGGTAGTATAGGTATACTACTGCTTTAGGTTTTTAGGCAAATTTTTAAATTTCATAAATGAGTAATTTCGGCTTTGATTTTAGTGGCAAGTCTTGCGGGACCTAAAATCAATAGTCAAATTCTTACGAGAGAATTAAATTTTAAAATTTGTAAAGCGTATAGACTATATCCTATTCTTTCATTAAGGGAGAATGGAGCTTAAATTACGGTCTGCTTGCAGTTGCGAGCTAGCAAAGCAAAAGAACTCCCTTCTCCCTTAACAATCCCTCTTCCCTGACACGTTCAAAGGGCATGCTCTAGTGCTAGAGCACTGCATGCAGTTTTGTTAATTTCAATCAAACTTTAATGAGTAATTTCGGTTCTAAAATTTGAGCTAAGCGGTAAGTGAAGCCAGATTTTAGTAGTCGGCTCTTACGAGTGAATGAAAGTTTAAAATTTACAAGACTGCTTGATTAAATTTTGTAAAAGAATAAATTTAAAGAATACCTATTTATATATGTAAATTTACCAGAGAGGATTTAAGAGCCAAAGAGGCTCTTAAATTTTAGTGTAGTTCGCTCCAAACTTTGCGTTTCCAAAGCCAAGCAAAAATTCCTAATATAAAGAAGTAGATCATGACATAAAGCCCTGTGCTCTCGCGCTCAGCCTTCTTCTTGTCGCCTACTTTTTGGATATAAGCTACCACGTCGTCTTCAGCAGCTTTATTTAAGCCAACTCTTGGCATTGCAGTACCTGGTAGCATCTTTTGAGTATCGTTTATAAATTTATGTAAATACTCATCACCTTTTGAACGGATCATCATAGATAGATCAGGTGGATTTGAGCCCATATAAGCAGCAAGGCTTACTTTATTGCTAAATGCATATTTTTTGTCATATTTCATATCATGACATCTTTGACATGCATCAGCGAAAACCTTTTCTTCAGTGATCTTATTATTTGCCTTTTCATAATCAGCAGATACCTTTTTCAAATAAGCTACTATATCGGCAGTCTCAGCATTTATATCACCACCAGCACCCATAAATGCGGTCATCGGAAATGGATGCTCGTCGTTAAATTTATGAGTTAGCTTTAAAGCCATATTTGGATTTTTAATGAGTGCAGCCAAGAATTTATCATCATAAATTTTACCAGCGGTACTAAGATCTGGTGGCACTACACCAAAGCTTTGACTAGCTGTCTCAGCATCCATACCAGCTGGCATACCTGCTGCCTCTATACCGTGGCATCCTGTACATCCAGCTGCTACAAAAGTATCAGCACCCTTTGTAGCGTCACCTTTTGTAAGGTCGATAGAGTTAATGTCATTCCAAAATGCTGTATAGTCATCAAGAATTTTTTGTGCTACTTCTACATCTTTTGTAGCCGCATCTATGCTTGCCTTATTTCCACTAGCCTTAGCAGTCTCAAGAGCTGCCTTTTTTTGCTCTAAAAAGTGCTTTGCATAGTCAGTATCTTCTTTTGAGAAGTTATACTCAGCATTTGCAGTATGAGGGTGAAGCTTTGTGTGAGCATAAGGCTCGATACCCCAATATAAAACACCTGAAAGAATAACAACAATGGCAAAAATTTTAAGCTCTTTCATAATTAGCCCCTCTTTCTTTCAAGTATTGTTATAACTGGCAACGCAATTATAAATAAGAACAAGAATAGCAATGATGAATAAAACCCTATCCAGTCATTATAACCACCTGTTGGGAGCTTACCATATATAGATAAAACGATAAGATCGACAACTAAGACCCAAAACCATATAAAAAATAGTGGTCTTTTGTGAGCTGGAGCTACAAGGTCGCTTCTATCAAGAAGAGGTATAAGCATAAATGCAACACCTGCAAACGCAAACGCGATAAGACCGATGTTATAAGCAGAAATTCCAGCTATATCAAAGAAGAAGCCACGTAAAATTTCATATTGCCACAAGAAATACCACTCTGGATATATATGTGGTGGGGTTTTTAGTGGATTTGCTGGCTCAAAGTTGATAGGATCCATTGCAAAATTGAAGTGATAGCAAACAAGATAGATGACAAATATCATAAAAAATGATACATACATAAAGTCTTTTGCCAAAAATCCTGGCCAAAATGGTATAACTTTAGATTTCGCTCTATCGCCGTGTAGATACTCTTGTGCCTCTACTTCAAAGTCTATATCTTCGCTTGTTAGGTTATTAACGTGTGGAACTCTTAAAGAGTAGAAGTGAATAACCAAAACAGCTATTGTTACAAGTGGCAATAAACAAACATGAAGCATAAAAAATCTAGTAAGTGTTGAGTCGCCAACTGCGTAATCACCTCTAATCCACTCAACTAAAGCATCGCCAATAACTGGCACACCGCCAAAAAGCTGAGTAATAACAGTTGCCGCCCAGTAGCTCATCTGTCCCCATGGGAGCATATAACCACTAAATGCCTCTGCTGAAAAACAGATAAATAGCACCATACCACTTATCCAAATGACTTCTCTGCCTCTTTTGTATGAACCATAGTAAAGTCCAGTAAGCAAGTGAATATACATAATAAGAAATATCGTAGAAGCCGAAACTGCGTGAATATGACGCCAAAGCCAGCCATACTCGACCTCTTGCATGATAGTATAATTTACACTATCAAATGCCAAATTTACATCTGGTTTGTAATACATTAAAAGTAAAAAACCAGTAACGATTAAGAGCATAAAAAGCGTTGTTAAAATAACGCCCATTGCCCAAAGAAAATTTATATTTTTTGGAATCCAGTATTCGCTAACTAGAACCTTTATAAGTTTTGTAAAAGCTAGGCGTTGATCAAGCCAGTCAATAACGCCAGTTGATTTATGAGCTAAAGACATTGCTATCCTCCTAAGCTTTTGCTACTAATTTTTCGTATTCTGGGCTTGTTTCGCCTAGAACTAGCTTGGTTCCATCAATCTTAAATGGTGGTATATCAAGTGGTCTTGGAGGAGGTCCGTATGTCTGCATTCCGTCGGCATTAAATTCGCCGCCATGACAGGCACATACAAACATTTGTTTGCTTGCTTTATACTCAGGTATACAGCCAAGATGCGTGCAAAGTCCGATAAGAACTACGTATCTAGCATCCCCTACGACAACATCTCTTTTGTCATTTTTAGCCATATCAGGACTTTTTTTGAGGATGAAAATAGGCTTTTTACGCCATTCAACCTGCCTCATTTCTCCATCTTTGATCGGACTTAGATCAACTGTTGTAAAACCAGCAGCTTTTACGCTTGGAAGTGGATCCCAAGTCTTTTTAACAGCCACTAGTGACATAGCGCCGCCGACAGCTGCCACAGCACCAAACGCAAGGCCGATAAAGCTACGTCTTTCTTGCTTTAC includes the following:
- the petA gene encoding ubiquinol-cytochrome c reductase iron-sulfur subunit, whose translation is MSVKQERRSFIGLAFGAVAAVGGAMSLVAVKKTWDPLPSVKAAGFTTVDLSPIKDGEMRQVEWRKKPIFILKKSPDMAKNDKRDVVVGDARYVVLIGLCTHLGCIPEYKASKQMFVCACHGGEFNADGMQTYGPPPRPLDIPPFKIDGTKLVLGETSPEYEKLVAKA
- a CDS encoding MBL fold metallo-hydrolase, with protein sequence MGIFIVIVLLIVAVFLFMKFAPVFGGVPDAKSQKLIEASPNFNGKVFINLEPTIDMVKNNPQASMLNFVRQALFPPKGKLPTKPLPNLKFDAKALKNGEFIWLGHVSLICKLDDKTIITDPVLHRAFPLPIGGKPFIYEHAITASDYPDVIDIALISHDHYDHLDHKTILELKDRICKFLVPLGVKAHLVKWGVDEDKIYEFDWFGEQKIGNLNFTFCPSRHFSGRTFKRNATLWGGWAVEEAGFSFYFSGDGGYGKHFKMINEKFGAFDLVFIENGAYGDGWSYVHMRPEESAQALKDLGARLGVPVHWGKFDLSYHAWDEPIKRFEKAATKLELNYATPMIGEVFTAQNQPRKKWWEKI
- a CDS encoding proton-conducting transporter membrane subunit, with translation MTTVYMLFLVSAVVSILLYCAPKAAVKVGFGLSALSCFYAMCHFVANMGVSDSFALMDGFLYSPKFALNPLGNFFSFVVVFIGFASSVYGMSYAEEYIKKANVGVFACLFNTFILSMLLVISADNVFCFVVLWELMTLISSFLIIVNDGKNTLKAVMVYLGIAQIGAFCITCGLLITAYYAGSFDFSAFMGVKMPFGASAAVFALFLVGFGSKAGMWPFHVWLPQAHPAAPSNVSALMSGVMIKVALFTLVKFTLYLPLSTYFGLTILALGAASSLFGVLYALCQHDFKALLAYHSVENIGIILLGLGTGIYGVAAGNLTLAAVGFLAGCYHVVNHAIFKGLLFLCAGSVIHATHTQNMDILGGLAKKMPWTSLGMFIGIMGIAALPPVNGFVSEWFTYQGMLQGAMGEGTLVRYAFTLGVVALALTGVLVGMHLKLYAVIFAGTPRDQKIWENAKESPIGMVLGMIILMIGCVGFGLGANYIVDYIMQAVNSIAISDYKASLGAINVTSPIGSMISTPLIALVLCATMILPFIILAVMKANRDKPRETDPWACGFKYSSRMQMTGGPFTGDLRKIMQWLFRADKKIVTRNYFDAVEYHNHPKDIWWGMFYEPVIKWCMKFADKLGIVQSGYTNIYTLYILIYLCAILAVGYFLV
- a CDS encoding 4Fe-4S dicluster domain-containing protein, with the protein product MKKHKFVIADYKRCIGCATCMAACFKSAYERGKLSRARLSVLREATGVMPTQCRQCDDGPCANVCPTGALRFNDNCIELHEEICIGCKMCTIACPYGAISSSAELMPSVNYAVEPKYNLEIESQSGAKNIAVKCDMCFGRENGPACVDVCPTSALVMIDPEEGKHKLGKRIDYEAANKFATKILNGQGA
- a CDS encoding cytochrome b, producing MSLAHKSTGVIDWLDQRLAFTKLIKVLVSEYWIPKNINFLWAMGVILTTLFMLLIVTGFLLLMYYKPDVNLAFDSVNYTIMQEVEYGWLWRHIHAVSASTIFLIMYIHLLTGLYYGSYKRGREVIWISGMVLFICFSAEAFSGYMLPWGQMSYWAATVITQLFGGVPVIGDALVEWIRGDYAVGDSTLTRFFMLHVCLLPLVTIAVLVIHFYSLRVPHVNNLTSEDIDFEVEAQEYLHGDRAKSKVIPFWPGFLAKDFMYVSFFMIFVIYLVCYHFNFAMDPINFEPANPLKTPPHIYPEWYFLWQYEILRGFFFDIAGISAYNIGLIAFAFAGVAFMLIPLLDRSDLVAPAHKRPLFFIWFWVLVVDLIVLSIYGKLPTGGYNDWIGFYSSLLFLFLFIIALPVITILERKRG
- a CDS encoding c-type cytochrome translates to MKELKIFAIVVILSGVLYWGIEPYAHTKLHPHTANAEYNFSKEDTDYAKHFLEQKKAALETAKASGNKASIDAATKDVEVAQKILDDYTAFWNDINSIDLTKGDATKGADTFVAAGCTGCHGIEAAGMPAGMDAETASQSFGVVPPDLSTAGKIYDDKFLAALIKNPNMALKLTHKFNDEHPFPMTAFMGAGGDINAETADIVAYLKKVSADYEKANNKITEEKVFADACQRCHDMKYDKKYAFSNKVSLAAYMGSNPPDLSMMIRSKGDEYLHKFINDTQKMLPGTAMPRVGLNKAAEDDVVAYIQKVGDKKKAERESTGLYVMIYFFILGIFAWLWKRKVWSELH